In Gimesia benthica, a single window of DNA contains:
- a CDS encoding twin-arginine translocation signal domain-containing protein has product MPASNQTRRDFLKTTAAGTTAALFGAPAIHADSKTDSRIVLGTGDYQYEVTHDWARLPSKFTWQTTHNVAIDRDGFVYVIHEGRADQKDHPSIFVFDPKGKFVRAFGNQFQGGGHGLEVRQEGNEQFLYVTGYQHLKTFAKLDLKGETVWQKYAPMVSGFYASGEATRPEKVWGRDRFLPTNFAFHPDGGFFLADGYGAYQIHRFSKDDKWLSAFGGQGKEDGKFNLPHGLWIDDRPGREASVVVADRANARLQWFTLDGKHLETMTGFILPANLDTYKDLLLVPDLASRITLLDGKNKVIAHLGQDPDWAKAMKSAKPRMRETPEKWQTGRFVHPHDACFDQDGNIFVAEWVATGRISKLKHLG; this is encoded by the coding sequence ATGCCAGCTTCAAATCAGACACGTCGTGACTTTCTTAAAACCACCGCAGCCGGTACAACCGCTGCTTTGTTCGGAGCCCCTGCGATTCACGCCGATTCCAAAACGGATTCGCGAATCGTGCTTGGTACGGGCGATTATCAATACGAGGTGACCCACGACTGGGCCAGGCTCCCTTCGAAATTCACCTGGCAGACCACACATAACGTGGCCATCGACAGGGATGGCTTCGTCTACGTGATCCATGAAGGACGGGCGGACCAGAAAGATCATCCTTCCATCTTCGTATTTGACCCCAAAGGGAAATTCGTACGTGCCTTCGGTAACCAGTTCCAGGGGGGCGGGCATGGACTGGAAGTCCGCCAGGAAGGGAATGAACAGTTTCTGTACGTGACCGGGTATCAACATCTGAAAACCTTTGCCAAGCTCGATCTCAAAGGGGAAACGGTCTGGCAGAAATACGCACCGATGGTGTCGGGGTTTTATGCTTCCGGGGAAGCGACGCGTCCCGAGAAGGTCTGGGGCCGGGACCGATTTCTGCCGACGAATTTTGCGTTCCATCCGGACGGGGGTTTCTTCCTGGCCGACGGTTACGGGGCGTACCAGATTCATCGCTTCAGTAAAGACGATAAATGGCTGTCCGCATTTGGGGGACAGGGAAAAGAAGACGGTAAGTTCAATCTGCCCCATGGCCTGTGGATCGACGATCGGCCGGGGCGCGAGGCTTCCGTGGTCGTCGCGGATCGGGCGAACGCACGTCTGCAATGGTTCACGCTGGATGGCAAACACCTGGAAACGATGACTGGCTTTATTCTGCCTGCGAATCTCGATACCTATAAAGATCTGTTGCTGGTACCCGACCTGGCGTCGCGCATTACACTGCTGGATGGCAAGAACAAGGTGATCGCACACCTGGGACAGGATCCGGACTGGGCCAAAGCGATGAAGAGTGCCAAGCCACGGATGCGGGAGACTCCCGAAAAATGGCA
- a CDS encoding arylsulfatase: protein MVHPRSLRYLTVCLSLLALLFSAGAVEAAKRPNIILIMCDDMGFSDIGCYGGEVDTPHLNQLAREGMRFTQFYNNAKCTTTRASILTGLYPRFGKGGHLRQNMVTLGEAMKVAGYQTGLSGKWHLMKTKGYAKSKVPGGWLDRYDKTTHPYFRGFDSYYGVLDGCCNFFDPTISDPPYKRAGIRSFGHDDKAVTEFKDGYYTTDAFTDHTLGMIRSYSQNEQPFFIHLCYTAPHYPLHAKPEDIRKYVGKFKMGWNQLRKNRWERLQELGIAGENWSLSEGDSRSYDWETANKDFEDLRMAVYAAMIDCMDQNIGRIKETLKETGQLDNTLIVFLSDNGGCSEEPGGRDPNVRQPGPKDDYVAVGPAWGWAQNSPFRRYKSWVHEGGISTPCIAWWPGKVPANSINRSPAHIIDLLPTFLEIAQTEYPESYQGHELLPLEGTSMLSLLAGEHKTLHDSLAWYWSGNRALRQGPWKLVWDKGVKQWELYDISSDRCETNNLADQHPERVQQMAQDWFTWANKVELNTKAK, encoded by the coding sequence ATGGTCCATCCGCGCTCCCTTCGTTATCTCACCGTCTGTCTGTCGCTGCTGGCACTCTTGTTTTCTGCCGGCGCAGTCGAGGCCGCCAAACGACCAAATATCATTCTGATCATGTGCGACGACATGGGCTTTTCGGATATCGGTTGTTACGGAGGCGAAGTCGATACGCCTCATCTGAACCAGCTCGCCCGGGAAGGCATGCGGTTCACCCAGTTCTACAACAACGCCAAATGCACGACGACCCGCGCCTCGATTCTGACCGGCCTGTATCCTCGCTTCGGTAAAGGGGGACACCTCAGGCAGAACATGGTCACGTTGGGCGAAGCGATGAAAGTCGCCGGCTACCAGACCGGCCTGAGCGGCAAATGGCATCTGATGAAGACCAAAGGTTACGCCAAGAGCAAAGTCCCGGGAGGCTGGCTCGACCGCTACGACAAAACGACGCACCCCTATTTCCGTGGCTTCGACTCGTATTACGGCGTGCTTGATGGCTGTTGTAACTTTTTCGACCCGACCATCTCCGATCCCCCGTATAAACGAGCAGGGATTCGCAGTTTCGGCCACGACGACAAAGCCGTCACCGAGTTCAAAGACGGCTATTACACCACCGATGCCTTCACCGACCATACCCTGGGGATGATCCGCAGCTACAGTCAGAATGAGCAACCGTTCTTTATTCACCTCTGTTACACCGCGCCCCACTATCCGCTGCACGCTAAGCCGGAGGATATCCGGAAGTACGTTGGAAAATTCAAAATGGGCTGGAACCAGCTGCGTAAGAATCGTTGGGAACGTCTGCAGGAACTCGGTATTGCCGGCGAGAATTGGTCGCTCTCCGAAGGTGACAGCCGCAGCTATGACTGGGAGACCGCGAACAAGGATTTCGAAGATCTGCGTATGGCCGTCTATGCCGCGATGATCGACTGCATGGATCAGAACATCGGCCGCATCAAAGAGACACTGAAAGAAACCGGACAACTCGACAATACACTGATCGTGTTCCTTTCCGATAACGGCGGCTGCAGTGAAGAACCGGGCGGACGCGATCCCAACGTCCGCCAGCCCGGCCCGAAAGACGATTACGTTGCCGTCGGTCCCGCCTGGGGCTGGGCTCAGAATTCTCCCTTCCGCAGATACAAGTCCTGGGTTCACGAAGGGGGCATCTCCACTCCCTGTATCGCCTGGTGGCCCGGCAAGGTCCCCGCGAACAGCATCAATCGCAGCCCCGCGCACATCATCGATCTTCTGCCCACCTTTCTGGAAATCGCTCAGACCGAGTACCCCGAGTCTTACCAGGGACACGAACTGCTCCCCCTGGAAGGCACCAGCATGCTCAGCCTGCTCGCAGGGGAGCATAAAACACTGCACGATTCGCTGGCCTGGTACTGGTCCGGCAACCGCGCACTCAGACAGGGGCCCTGGAAGCTGGTCTGGGACAAAGGCGTCAAGCAATGGGAGCTCTACGACATCAGTTCCGACCGCTGCGAAACCAACAACCTCGCGGATCAGCACCCCGAACGCGTCCAGCAGATGGCGCAAGACTGGTTCACCTGGGCCAACAAAGTGGAGTTGAACACCAAGGCGAAATAG
- a CDS encoding polysaccharide deacetylase family protein gives MRFLLPLLCLLLFASISTAAENGSALEAKPAPKALPKAGVVLTFDDRNMNQWVKQIPLFQKYNAQVTFFVDHFQTLTPQQIDALKQLKAAGHAIGCHGARHRKAVDYVRAHGMERYLKDEIDPAVKRMTDAGFPPTCFAYPSSSRNAEIDQALLKTFRHLRGGTGLTAGQRMRDLKSIYVPVDQIADRGCLIGTGIDYAGTEKRPDYLVEIKDALDHAQQRGEIVIFYAHNISDKGPGHHLQPRVLEAILAHAQQIGLATLTYDDLP, from the coding sequence ATGCGATTTTTACTTCCCCTGCTCTGTCTGCTGCTGTTTGCTTCGATTTCAACGGCGGCGGAGAACGGTTCTGCGTTAGAAGCGAAGCCAGCCCCCAAGGCACTCCCCAAGGCAGGAGTGGTTCTGACGTTTGACGACCGGAATATGAATCAGTGGGTCAAACAGATACCGTTATTCCAGAAATACAATGCGCAGGTGACCTTCTTTGTTGACCACTTTCAGACATTGACGCCGCAGCAGATCGATGCGTTGAAACAGCTCAAAGCGGCTGGACATGCGATTGGCTGTCACGGGGCCAGGCATCGCAAGGCGGTCGACTATGTGCGTGCGCATGGCATGGAGCGTTACCTCAAGGATGAAATTGATCCGGCGGTGAAACGGATGACGGACGCCGGCTTTCCGCCGACCTGCTTCGCTTATCCCAGCAGTTCGCGGAATGCCGAGATTGACCAGGCCCTGCTGAAAACGTTCCGACATCTGCGGGGTGGGACCGGTTTAACTGCGGGTCAGCGGATGCGGGATCTGAAATCGATTTATGTGCCGGTTGACCAGATAGCCGACCGCGGTTGTCTGATCGGCACGGGCATCGATTACGCGGGGACGGAGAAGCGGCCCGATTACCTGGTGGAGATCAAAGATGCCCTGGATCATGCGCAGCAGCGGGGTGAGATTGTGATCTTTTATGCGCACAACATCAGTGACAAGGGGCCGGGACATCATCTACAGCCGCGGGTGTTGGAGGCGATTCTGGCACATGCGCAGCAGATCGGGTTGGCTACGCTGACGTATGATGATCTGCCTTGA
- a CDS encoding ECF-type sigma factor codes for MQDITHILQALEAGDLAATDQLLPVVYAELQRLARQKLAHEAPGQTLTATALVHEAYLRLVGQSAEQEWDHRGHFFAAAAESMRRILIENARRKKRLKHGGDHERVDLPEISAPALEQPDDLLALDDALTLFAEEDPQKAELVKLRYFAGLSEQEAADVLGISRATAARHWAYSRAWLYHQMRGDTDQLV; via the coding sequence ATGCAGGATATCACACACATCTTACAGGCCCTGGAAGCTGGAGATCTGGCAGCCACCGATCAATTGCTGCCTGTCGTCTATGCCGAACTCCAGCGACTGGCGCGACAGAAGCTCGCGCACGAAGCACCCGGCCAGACCCTGACCGCAACCGCCCTGGTCCATGAAGCCTATCTGCGGCTGGTCGGACAGTCCGCGGAACAGGAGTGGGATCACCGGGGCCATTTCTTCGCAGCGGCAGCCGAGTCGATGCGGCGGATATTAATCGAAAATGCGCGACGCAAAAAACGACTCAAGCACGGCGGTGACCACGAGCGTGTCGATCTCCCTGAAATCTCAGCTCCGGCCCTCGAACAACCCGATGATCTGCTGGCCCTCGATGATGCGCTGACGCTCTTCGCCGAAGAGGACCCGCAGAAAGCAGAGCTCGTGAAGCTCCGCTATTTCGCTGGTCTCAGCGAACAGGAAGCGGCGGATGTGCTGGGCATCTCCCGGGCTACCGCGGCCCGGCATTGGGCTTATTCGCGTGCCTGGCTCTATCACCAGATGCGGGGCGATACCGATCAACTCGTTTAA
- a CDS encoding serine/threonine-protein kinase, which translates to MGIVFRALDPKLNRIVAIKVMSPLLAVNPNARKRFLREAQAAAAVSHPHIVTIHAVDEATLPYLVMEYVVGQSLQEKLDKVGSLKVTEILRIGNQIAEGLAAAHKQGLIHRDIKPANILLENGVERVKITDFGLARAVDDVTITRTGEVSGTPQYMSPEQASGDRVDQRSDLFSLGAVMYAMCTGRSPFRASNLAAVVRRVCDDTPRPIQEVNEEIPEWLIEIIECLLEKQPEHRIQTAAEIAELLGTHLARLQHPGYTPEARPPRAARPAPRQKIDIPQTPQPVETVADLEPELRHKTPGNLVGGMLLAVGVGIFLAFSLMRTGSQLEEVHLLDKVVKVSGTLVAIMVFSTIIYLVRGTEGRRLPTTTWFLCLSSLNLTLFLSFVLTVMVRTKVSLLNVEPDMYQVLLASLIALIGVSGFAVYQLWRFYQSLEPGQFNAMQQRDAWLFTVMGIGIWVLLVLWNWAEATGIIPAMMSISKDWQMVPVIVLAVLGGLCLSVGFWLDQNLKKRLGLSAEDALEFPETVMAPQGTRGSQFDRIVVGVGAVLLVLPLLIWLFGISTGLHFTYSVSEMVLVSSLFFVPVGLLVMICGAQNLVEPDSRAEKVLDGLFLLACLFAGPVGILLYIARYLKRRDARAAGTLEQQPAPEGDPFVQEQRRSNKRVIIGVLVGILLLLSSILVVQIWRHLNPTEQGFILSWGLNLVVVSAMLIAAYFIRRKGAAAAKRNPWVFMEWVTILVACLMLLSLFLPTLGKPEQDTVTLQYSGTTPISNVIVEADRYYQVQSWPYELIVEPGVQYIKVTFTASGQLVKFTKKIDKQPGEPLLVDLTSQIVAMTRNLQKPTPAAPATPEPRGPGAILISGQTPFLRAGIFPVHSPEGEAMMAGGMEMGGGDMGMGMFGGGSAARNVYGFADRFFTLEPMTHELPAGKYQIRVSSTLAGWVEEYSTPQYDLEEVEVKPGEIVSVTIKSDYRKLAENHPDWSRGGLFKFHWSEKTSRNSLKIYTLSLPQALVVQQLLQAYADGKPDVAESALLQVVAENIKTEPPKTLAVIFNNGQHPAWKSLIIPGKSTGTWRLTEQQLNQPVQSMGGGGLGGGTFENNRTQSQQQQTSPEQKPGTQSSLGQQPVQASKPRAARTPYKTVVLFGKDPGMSIDLAPLKADSGTRIMKRVQRGASTFEVTPGEYAVTVSTQLVGWANNGRSARYVDSELNVKADQSIEKTLHYNFQKLAENHPIWKADERFYFHWPNPKQGVGMEFDFSAQQAKVVQELLKRFADGKPDIPETTLLKIFGNVIELDKSSDSQLKSLEDIFSDIKNPDWKQLIVPGQSEKTWRLVDPEFQQRQQAKSQTTEKSIEPVGGGVK; encoded by the coding sequence ATGGGCATCGTCTTTCGGGCCCTGGATCCCAAACTCAATCGGATCGTCGCCATCAAGGTGATGTCCCCCCTCCTGGCCGTTAATCCCAATGCCCGCAAACGCTTCCTGCGGGAAGCACAGGCCGCCGCTGCAGTCAGCCATCCGCATATCGTCACCATTCATGCCGTTGACGAAGCGACGCTCCCTTACCTGGTGATGGAATACGTGGTAGGACAGTCGCTCCAGGAAAAACTGGACAAAGTCGGTTCACTCAAAGTCACCGAAATACTCCGCATTGGCAATCAGATTGCCGAGGGGCTCGCCGCCGCTCACAAACAGGGATTGATTCACCGCGATATCAAACCCGCAAACATACTTCTGGAAAATGGAGTCGAACGGGTCAAGATTACCGATTTCGGTCTGGCCCGCGCCGTCGATGATGTCACGATCACGAGGACGGGCGAAGTCTCAGGCACTCCGCAGTACATGTCCCCCGAGCAGGCCTCGGGAGACCGCGTCGATCAGCGCAGCGATCTCTTCAGCCTGGGCGCGGTCATGTATGCCATGTGTACCGGCCGCTCTCCCTTCCGGGCCAGTAACCTGGCCGCCGTCGTCCGTCGCGTCTGTGATGACACACCCCGACCGATTCAGGAAGTCAACGAAGAGATCCCCGAGTGGTTGATCGAAATCATCGAATGCCTGCTGGAAAAACAGCCTGAACATCGCATTCAGACCGCAGCCGAAATCGCTGAACTGCTGGGAACGCACCTCGCCCGCCTGCAGCATCCGGGATACACACCGGAGGCACGTCCTCCCCGCGCTGCACGACCCGCGCCACGACAAAAGATCGATATCCCGCAGACACCACAACCCGTGGAAACGGTCGCGGACCTGGAACCGGAACTCAGGCATAAGACTCCCGGCAATCTGGTCGGGGGGATGCTGCTGGCAGTCGGCGTCGGAATCTTCCTGGCCTTTTCGTTGATGAGAACCGGTTCGCAACTTGAGGAAGTCCATTTGCTGGACAAAGTCGTCAAGGTCTCCGGCACGCTGGTGGCGATCATGGTGTTCTCCACAATCATCTATCTGGTGCGGGGAACTGAAGGAAGGCGGCTTCCGACGACGACCTGGTTTCTCTGTCTCTCCTCGCTGAACCTGACGCTCTTCCTGTCATTCGTGCTCACCGTAATGGTCCGTACGAAGGTCTCCCTGCTGAACGTGGAACCCGACATGTACCAGGTTCTGCTGGCTTCGCTGATCGCATTGATCGGCGTCAGCGGATTCGCCGTCTATCAACTCTGGCGTTTTTACCAGTCACTGGAACCCGGCCAGTTCAATGCGATGCAGCAACGCGATGCCTGGCTGTTTACCGTCATGGGGATCGGAATCTGGGTGCTGCTGGTGCTCTGGAACTGGGCTGAAGCGACGGGAATCATACCTGCGATGATGTCGATCTCCAAGGATTGGCAGATGGTTCCGGTAATTGTACTCGCTGTGCTGGGAGGACTCTGTCTCAGCGTCGGTTTCTGGCTCGATCAGAACCTCAAAAAACGACTGGGACTTTCGGCTGAGGACGCGCTGGAATTCCCTGAAACGGTCATGGCCCCGCAGGGAACACGGGGATCGCAGTTCGACCGGATTGTGGTCGGCGTCGGTGCCGTCCTGCTGGTCCTGCCCCTGCTGATCTGGCTCTTCGGCATCTCTACCGGGCTGCATTTTACCTACAGTGTATCGGAGATGGTCCTGGTCTCATCCCTGTTTTTTGTGCCCGTCGGGCTGCTGGTCATGATCTGTGGGGCACAGAATCTGGTCGAACCGGACTCACGTGCGGAAAAGGTGCTGGATGGACTGTTTCTGCTGGCCTGTCTGTTTGCCGGTCCGGTTGGAATTCTACTCTACATTGCCCGCTATCTGAAACGGCGCGATGCACGTGCGGCAGGAACACTCGAGCAACAACCTGCCCCCGAAGGTGACCCGTTTGTCCAGGAGCAGCGGCGCTCCAATAAGCGGGTCATCATCGGCGTGCTGGTCGGCATCCTCTTGCTGTTAAGCTCGATTCTGGTGGTACAGATCTGGCGGCACCTGAATCCGACCGAGCAGGGCTTTATCTTGAGCTGGGGGCTGAATCTGGTCGTGGTCTCGGCGATGCTCATCGCTGCTTACTTTATTCGTCGCAAAGGGGCCGCTGCAGCGAAAAGGAATCCGTGGGTCTTCATGGAATGGGTGACGATCCTGGTGGCCTGCCTGATGTTACTCAGTCTCTTTCTGCCGACGCTGGGTAAACCGGAGCAGGATACGGTCACCCTGCAATACAGTGGGACCACTCCTATCAGCAATGTGATTGTGGAAGCCGACCGCTACTATCAGGTTCAATCCTGGCCTTATGAACTGATTGTGGAACCAGGCGTGCAATATATTAAAGTCACTTTCACCGCCTCGGGACAACTCGTCAAATTCACGAAAAAGATCGATAAACAGCCGGGAGAACCCTTGCTGGTCGATCTGACAAGCCAGATTGTCGCGATGACACGCAATTTACAGAAACCGACACCAGCAGCACCAGCAACACCAGAACCTCGCGGCCCGGGAGCCATTCTCATCAGCGGACAGACACCCTTTCTTCGTGCCGGTATCTTTCCCGTACATTCACCCGAAGGGGAAGCCATGATGGCAGGCGGTATGGAGATGGGCGGCGGAGATATGGGCATGGGGATGTTTGGTGGAGGCAGTGCAGCCCGAAATGTCTACGGCTTTGCAGACCGCTTTTTTACCCTGGAACCGATGACACATGAGCTGCCTGCAGGCAAGTATCAAATCAGGGTCTCAAGTACGTTGGCTGGTTGGGTAGAGGAATACAGCACACCCCAGTACGATCTCGAAGAAGTGGAAGTCAAACCAGGCGAAATCGTCTCGGTAACCATCAAGTCGGATTATCGGAAACTGGCCGAAAATCACCCGGACTGGTCCCGGGGCGGACTCTTCAAATTTCACTGGTCGGAAAAAACGAGTCGCAACAGCCTCAAGATTTATACGCTCTCTCTACCCCAGGCCCTGGTCGTGCAGCAATTGTTACAGGCCTACGCAGACGGGAAACCGGATGTCGCTGAGTCGGCTCTGCTACAGGTCGTCGCAGAGAACATTAAGACGGAACCGCCCAAGACGCTGGCAGTGATTTTCAACAACGGGCAGCACCCCGCCTGGAAATCGCTGATCATCCCCGGCAAGTCTACGGGAACCTGGCGGCTGACAGAACAGCAGCTGAACCAGCCAGTTCAGTCGATGGGCGGCGGTGGCTTGGGTGGCGGGACATTCGAAAACAATCGCACTCAGTCTCAGCAGCAGCAGACATCTCCAGAACAGAAACCGGGAACTCAGTCCTCACTCGGTCAGCAACCAGTCCAGGCGTCAAAGCCACGTGCCGCGCGAACTCCGTATAAAACGGTCGTCCTCTTTGGCAAAGACCCGGGTATGAGTATCGATCTGGCCCCACTCAAGGCCGATTCCGGCACGCGGATTATGAAACGCGTGCAACGCGGCGCGAGTACCTTCGAAGTAACGCCGGGTGAGTACGCTGTCACGGTCAGCACACAACTCGTCGGCTGGGCCAATAATGGACGGTCCGCACGCTATGTTGACTCAGAATTGAATGTGAAAGCAGATCAATCGATTGAGAAAACGCTGCACTATAATTTCCAGAAACTGGCGGAGAATCATCCGATCTGGAAAGCGGACGAGCGCTTCTACTTCCACTGGCCGAATCCCAAACAGGGCGTCGGTATGGAATTCGACTTTTCAGCACAGCAGGCAAAAGTGGTTCAGGAACTGTTGAAACGATTCGCAGACGGTAAGCCCGATATTCCGGAAACAACGCTCCTCAAAATTTTTGGGAATGTCATCGAGTTGGATAAGTCGTCCGACAGCCAGTTAAAGTCACTAGAAGATATTTTCTCCGATATCAAGAACCCCGACTGGAAACAACTGATCGTGCCGGGCCAGTCAGAGAAAACCTGGCGACTCGTCGATCCTGAATTTCAGCAGCGACAACAGGCTAAGTCACAAACTACTGAAAAAAGCATCGAGCCTGTGGGAGGGGGAGTAAAATGA
- a CDS encoding zinc metalloprotease, which produces MVDLEGDALGRVAGGTIYINVDAAGYGWYLEGSPAADFNFVYDSDLSLIALPGSDADGRFDLQTVLFHELGHLLGYAHAEDGVMQDTLAPGIRLLPDWELNFEFDPGLSLEDTDDFFLDIQDETELMPFK; this is translated from the coding sequence ATGGTCGATCTGGAGGGAGACGCGCTGGGCCGGGTCGCTGGCGGCACAATCTATATTAATGTGGATGCAGCGGGCTATGGCTGGTATCTGGAAGGAAGTCCTGCTGCTGATTTTAACTTCGTGTATGACAGCGACCTGAGCCTCATCGCGTTGCCCGGCAGTGATGCGGACGGCCGTTTCGATCTGCAGACGGTACTCTTCCACGAACTGGGGCATCTGCTGGGTTATGCACATGCAGAGGATGGAGTGATGCAGGACACACTCGCTCCCGGCATCCGCCTGCTGCCCGACTGGGAACTCAACTTCGAATTCGACCCGGGGCTCTCCCTGGAGGATACTGATGATTTTTTCCTCGACATTCAGGACGAAACAGAACTGATGCCGTTTAAGTGA
- a CDS encoding Calx-beta domain-containing protein, with protein MLLTNWLKSLTSRYRTVRSRRPRNQRSRARHRYQPALSPRPIAIEELEDRTLLTSMISIDDVSVAEGDSGTTDFVFTVTRTGNNAGDLNSSISIYYTTQDGTAKVADNDYLSESGTLQFTADASAQSQTMTVRIEVMGNTITEQNKNFQLVLSTDDPETNFEKMLGTATIINDDANSLSINDATAYEDGPLIFEVSLDEVAGADITFSASTVAGTAIESGSYGD; from the coding sequence ATGCTGTTGACTAACTGGTTGAAGTCCCTGACTTCACGATACCGAACTGTACGCTCACGTCGTCCCCGTAATCAGCGTTCTCGCGCACGTCATCGGTATCAGCCCGCGCTGAGCCCACGCCCGATTGCGATCGAAGAGCTGGAAGACCGCACGCTGTTGACTTCGATGATCAGTATTGATGATGTGAGTGTTGCTGAGGGAGACAGCGGTACGACAGACTTTGTTTTTACCGTGACAAGAACGGGAAATAATGCAGGCGATCTGAACAGCTCTATCAGCATCTATTACACAACCCAAGATGGAACGGCTAAAGTTGCTGACAACGATTATCTGTCTGAGAGTGGTACTCTTCAGTTTACTGCGGATGCCTCTGCCCAGTCGCAGACAATGACCGTGCGCATTGAAGTGATGGGTAATACGATAACCGAACAGAATAAAAATTTTCAGTTGGTACTCTCAACTGATGATCCTGAGACTAATTTTGAGAAAATGCTCGGCACGGCAACCATAATAAACGACGATGCCAATTCTCTCAGTATCAACGATGCCACAGCATATGAAGATGGCCCATTGATCTTTGAAGTTTCGCTGGATGAGGTCGCCGGTGCTGATATTACATTTTCAGCTTCAACAGTCGCAGGGACTGCAATAGAAAGTGGAAGCTACGGAGATTGA
- a CDS encoding DUF1559 family PulG-like putative transporter has product MTISFECRQCGKKYKVGDDKAGKKIKCKECEAVMKIPVPAGDDFLEALDEEEEMEYSPPTRRRKKSPAKSAKSKQKKQTASKVKPGPLIAIGAVVLLLGGGGYFLLTWGAPGGKIMKRITDKADDMINSQMNGGNSQQVQASEADSMKKIGLAFHHYHDSFTRFPYADAHLTDGKPNLSWRVHLLPFLGQTELYQQFKLDEPWDSPHNKALITKMPDVYRTENTLQPGFTSVMTFSGKDTPFNGGQGLRMRSFTDGVSNVILAVKAGPDKAVPWTQPIDLPFNPGNPISALGQASNGGFLCIMGDGALRTIPTSISPQTLSLAIQHRDGQSLPIF; this is encoded by the coding sequence ATGACCATCAGTTTTGAATGCAGGCAGTGCGGTAAGAAATATAAAGTCGGCGACGATAAAGCCGGTAAGAAAATCAAATGCAAAGAGTGCGAAGCGGTGATGAAAATCCCGGTTCCCGCGGGCGATGATTTTCTGGAAGCGCTCGATGAAGAAGAAGAAATGGAATATTCGCCACCGACACGACGGCGGAAGAAAAGCCCCGCGAAGTCGGCGAAATCCAAGCAGAAGAAACAGACGGCTTCCAAAGTCAAACCGGGGCCGCTGATCGCGATCGGTGCCGTGGTTCTGCTGCTGGGGGGCGGAGGTTATTTTCTGCTGACCTGGGGCGCTCCGGGAGGCAAGATCATGAAGCGTATCACCGATAAGGCGGACGACATGATCAACTCTCAAATGAATGGAGGCAATTCGCAACAGGTCCAAGCGTCAGAGGCAGACAGCATGAAAAAGATCGGGCTGGCCTTTCATCACTATCACGATTCCTTCACGCGATTCCCGTACGCCGATGCGCATCTGACCGATGGCAAACCGAATTTAAGCTGGCGGGTGCATCTGCTCCCGTTTCTGGGACAGACGGAGTTGTATCAGCAGTTCAAGCTGGATGAGCCCTGGGACAGTCCGCATAACAAAGCCTTGATTACCAAAATGCCGGATGTCTACCGGACAGAAAATACCCTGCAGCCGGGCTTCACGTCCGTGATGACCTTCTCAGGCAAGGACACCCCGTTCAACGGCGGTCAGGGTTTACGCATGCGAAGTTTCACCGATGGTGTTTCCAACGTGATCCTGGCGGTCAAAGCAGGCCCGGACAAAGCGGTTCCCTGGACACAGCCGATCGACCTGCCCTTCAATCCCGGTAATCCGATCAGCGCTCTGGGACAGGCTAGCAATGGGGGATTCCTGTGCATCATGGGTGATGGTGCACTGCGCACGATTCCGACCAGTATTTCGCCACAAACGCTCAGTCTGGCAATCCAGCATCGAGACGGTCAGAGCCTGCCGATTTTCTGA